ggattcgaaccgcaTGAGAAATCGCATGAGAATAAGAGAACAAAAATAATCACACTGAATTGAAGCCTATCTGTGTTTCAACTTGAAACATTTTAACATCGAAAAAAATCATACTTACTGCCTTTTCCCCACACAGAATGACAAACTTATCACTCCCGTCTTTCATTGCgatgtacgtacgtacgtaattTTGATTCCaccactattggtcgacaatgtcaTTAATACACAAATACATCACCAAGGGGAGGCAGGGGGTTAGCTTTCCCACCCccgtgaaattaaaaaagatataccAAAAGCGACCAAAGTCCTAGGGCCATTCCTAAAGGCCGGAGTCGgtcatatacctactcgtaagtacCATTTACCAACTATTTTTACGTCGATTAGTTATATGTATTATAGCCTTCGGACAGTGATCTCACTTACACGTATGTAGTCGTTgataacaaaaatcaaatccaATATTGATTCCAAAAAAGAAGTTATCATTCTTACGTAATCTTTGATTATCTTTGTATTTATTAGTCACATCAAAAATTCACTGAAACATAAAGAACTTCCTCGAGATGTGATGCAATCTATACATAGTTACAAAGTACATAGGTATGCTAACTCACCAATCATCGGTTACTATTATGCTAACTCAGTCATATAATCGAATCATCAGTGATCATCGGATATTATTACTATGCTAACTCAGTGATATACTATGCTGACTCAGgtaggtagtgggaagtggctggatgagggaggcggaggatcgtgtgtggtggcgcgctctcggaaaggcctatgtctagcagtagACGAATGCAggctattgatgatgatgaactcagTTATATAATCGATTACCAGTGGTCACCTGATATTACTATGCTAACTCAGTGATATAATCGAAAACCAGTGATCATCGGGTATTACTACAGTGATATAATCGGATACTAGTGATTACCGGATATAACTAGCATAGTTTTATCCGGTTAACTCATTGATCATTGCCAGATTCTACAACGctaaccacagaacagaaaacgctaaagctaacgcttgaTGGTCTTCGCTATGGGCTTCCGATACGATACGATTCGTAGAAACATACTTGAACGTAAATAAAGGAGCTGTAACATTTATTCTTATGAAAATTTAAGAACAAGAGAAATTGAAAAACTACAATTTGGCTAATCAATCACATTAAGACGTTTGGACAATAACTAACTAAACTTTGATTaagatgataatttaaaaaaaacaattctgaTTTCAGTAATAGAGAGGTATACGAAGAAGAACAAGAACGTTAGTTATAATGACCTACActgtaatacaataataaataatcaattacCAAGAGGTAAAGTAGTTAGATTATCGGCAATGGCACGTTAATTTGcaatataatgataaaaaatatgtgtAATGATAATTGATATCTCTACATGACTCAATATCAGCTATGCCAACAAATAATCAGGAAACATTTGGTTCGACggtaatctattttaatttgctaataaaaacattatcattttgtatgttagaataaaaaatatacttggtCAATTAGAAGGAAATAAGCAAAAGCTATCAAAGGGGGGTACctaatttaaagtaataaaaatcaatcaataaaatgaaatgttGCTAAATTAACATGAATTTCATTTCGAAAATTTCGAATCACACTaagttgttttaaaaatgtgaaGACAATCTAACAGTGGTAACTAATAAATAAGTCGGTAGGTAATAGTGGTATGTGGTATTTAGAATCTTTGATTTTAGCTTAGTAGTATCTGCCTAACTATAGGTTATTTTCTACATAGCTCGAGTGGACAATGTAGTGTGAAATGATTTGTTCACAGCACAGTCCATAGCATCGATCGCAAATCTTATCAGTAGGTAATAGTAGCAGATAAGTTTCGTACAATTTCTGTATTTACAACCTGACTGGTCCCTCCAACCTCAAAACggttagtttatatttaaacgTGTAACCATCAGGtctagttttttaaaaatgggTGCAATAAGGAGCTACTTTAAACAACAGTTTCAATATCGGATGTGGACGTTACAATACGAAACATCATCGGATTTCTACTTAAGTTGCTTTCAAAGAAATTTTTCAGCATTACCTCTATTGCTTATCAGGGGGATCCTATTTATTGGGTGTTTAGCCATAGTGTTAGCGTCGATTATTCTAACGTCACAACTCGGCGCTGGGCCATATTGGCCGATATATTTAACCCATTGGGGTCTtctgtttataacttttgcaagtGGTTTTGGATTTGCAGTTTCATATGTAGCACACTTCCAAGGATCCAttggtaagtaaataaatgtataatcaACACAATTTCCACAAAAAATCAGGCACCTTTTGCCTTAGGAAGTTTACGATCACGGTTTTTGTTAAATCAAACGTGTCTGACAAACAATTTGCGGTTATCTTTGAAGAGTTTGCAAAACATTGCAAAGAAAAAGTCAAGTTTGACAAGCTCTCGTAATTAGTAGTGGTAGGTCTCTTGTCTTTCTGAAGAAGTGGTGCTGTCATTCTTATTTCAGATGCCAAGGATTAttcttatgaataaaataaaaaaaaagataagtgaataaataatgGAAACACTTATTTTTATAAGAGATTTCTGCCAGAGACTTTTGGCAGTAGGAGGTTGTAAGAAAGAAATAGGAATAGGAAAAAAGTGgagaataaaaacaaagttacaATAAATAAGTATCGAAGCTCCAGATCCCCTTTTCCTCATGGAAGTCTGGCTCTATAATGCCGttatatgaatattttgttttacattaaatggtgaatgcaaaattaaaaacaatattgaatataaaattGGTAGATAACGCTATAAATCACGTTAAACATTCGCGAGAAATACTTTTTCAGGCAATTTGTTAAtactcttatttttaaaatttcactcACAATAAGAAATTGAAAGGTAAAGGACTTCTGGGCCAACAACTTTATATCCATTGGACTAATATTGTTTTCAATTTTGCAATCagcatttaatatttatataactgCCCATTACAGAGCCAGACTTCCTTATAGAAGAAGGAATTTGGAGCTTCGATCGACCACGctacttatttattgtaatgtttctttttattctccACTGTTATTCCTATTCATATTCTTTCTTACAACCTCCTACTGCAAAGGGTCACGGGGAGATATCTCatataagtgtttccttgtccatATTTTTCGTTTTACTTTTATGTGTCACTAATATtgctactaaataaataaaaaaatactacccaTGTAGATTTCCTACCCAATACACAAACACTTGCATTTCggtatagtaataaaaattattgtaaatctGCGAATTATGCTAATAGATAATAATGCAGATAACATAAGTTACGAGTAAATACCTACTATCAACAtggtatttaaatattacttctACATTACTATAGACCAGCGGCTTAGCTCGAAAAATGTCTTTAGTTTCTATTGTACCATTAACTTTTGAACCACAATGTAAAATTGGTGCCAAAATTATTGTTGTACTAATGCACAGGTCTATTTTTTCTAGATGATACGTACGGACTGCCATGGTACGTCAAAGTTTACTGGGTGATGTATAACATAGCGATCTCATTGGCATTCTTCATCACCATTTTCTACTGGATATTTTTAGCTAATGCCGGTaagttactaatattataaagaggaaagatttgatagtttgtttgtaataaaaaggctctgaaactactgaaccgatttgaaaatttttttcactattgggaagctacactatccccgcgtgctataggctataatttattcccgtattcctacggcaacggaaaccacgcgggtgaatccacACGGCGGCTACTTGTATTTGATAAATGTTGCAGGTATATTAAAATACGGGTACCATAAAGATAAttagatagataaaaaattaGATACAAGAAAAGATAAAATGTATCCCGGAtcaataaacttttataaatcaccaataaaatataaattgtcaaGATTCGagatgatttaaatattttcattaaaagaCAAAGAATTTAATGTTGTGCTGCTAAGTGAAACACTTAGAATTAGTCcaattaaacttttatttattattattttaataattttagtttaactTTTGGAACCGCCCGAAGCAATAGAATTAGAGATCATAGAGCATAATATACCTAACCATGAAGTGTtacaggaaataaaaaattgataacGAATAACATTCaacaataaattgaaaatgaacTTTTTATCGAAAAATTTCCTGATAATTAGATACTTTTTAAACCGacttttcaaaaaaaggaggaggttttcaattcgtcggaatctttgtTTATCATATGTCATATTCTTCTCAGAAAACCCATTCATTTGATAGCCGTATTTTGGAGTTACATAATAAAGTTACAGTTGCCGCCATGTTGAGAAAGACATTAGTAAGCTTGCCTAGTAGATAtcacaaacaaactattcacaaatcagtcaacccatatttggttcactgctgagctcgagtttcctcttagaataagagtggttaggccaatagtccaccacgctggcccaatgcggattggcagacttcgcacacgcagagaattaagaaaattctctagtgtgcaggtttcctcactatattttccttcaccgtttgagacacgtgacatttaatttcttaaaatgcacacaactgaaaagttggaggtgcatgccccggaccggattcggacccacaccctccggaatcggaagcagaggtccactgggctatcacggctcatcactCATCCAttgttacttatttaaaataaaataattcaacaaaaataaataaattttgaatccTTTTACTCCCCAGATGAAGATTTCGCCGTAGACCCGACCCTAGACTACTTCATACACTTAGTGAACAGTATTCTGATGCTAGTCCTTCTGCTCACCGCCCGCCAGCCATGCAATGTGCTGCATTTCTACTTCCTCATCATACTTGCTGCCGTCTATGTCATATTCACTGCGATATATTACGCTGCTGGAGGAACCGATCCGTAAGTACTCTTTTCTAAACTTAACTCCTTACTCTACAggactatttcttttttttttaaatataaaaaattttaataaaaaaaattcaaccgacttccaactcaaaaaataactttaactaaaaagcaaaaaataacatcctacctatgtgctaccttctgatcagtttgaaggcggtgccaagccagtgatgttttaattaaatacgtttaaactacaaaatttctgtggttattccagaaacagctttaattaaaacatcactggcttggcaccgccttcaaactgatcagaaggtagcacataggtaggatgttattttttgctttttagttaaagttattttttgagttggaagtcggttgaattttttttattaaaatttttatttttttatttttagtgttagcatacccactgcgtgtgtacagtcacaacctatctaagtgaaaagttctcatcaatacaatttatcaagtccaaacacaaggtagctactgtgaaccgtcgaggagttctcttcactgtccttcgtcttcatcatcagacccttaatacagtcacaatccatctaggtggaaagttctcatcaatacaaatttatcaagtccaaacacaaggtagctactgtgaaccgtcgaggagatctcttcactgtccctcgtcttcatcatcagacccttaatacagtcacaatccatctaggtggaaagttctcatcaatacaaatttatcaagtccaaacacaaggtagatactgtgacccgtcgaggagttctcttcactgtccctcgtcttcatcaccagacccttaatacagtcacattCTAGGTGGAgtgttctcatcaatacaaatttatcaagtccaaacacaaggtagctactgtgaaccgtcgaggagttctcttcactgtccctcgtcttcatcaccagacccttaatacagtcacaacccatataggtggaaagtactcatcaatacaaattaatcaagcccaaacaaaaggtgactgctgtaaatccttgacgagttccatcgtctgtgtttcggctccatcatcagaccaactccaaaccttcataaatttgttgtggtttaaaataccttatggaaacactaacaaacgtactagccgtctctactcaactttcgaaagttcccctcaatttctccaggatgccatcatcagatcctgacatgaaaaaaatgggaccaccctggaagtaaaccctacaaaacaaaaaaagaattttcaaaattggtccataattgacggaattatcgctggacatacataaaaaaaaaaaaaaaaaaaaaacatacagccgaacgtagaacctcctcttttttggaagtcggttaaaaatacgtgATACAACATCGTAtcgagtatgcccgactagtttcgaacccaaacAGAGCCATACCatattcaattaatatgaatactactcgtactcacgatagtttgaatTCCAAAATAACTTGGAGTATTTAAAGgtcactttactttgaattaaGTTGATGCTTAAattttaatccatgtttataaatatggccatACTTAACATAAAAAGTTATTTCCGGTTTGTGAATCCATTCATAAAACAACACTAACATAATTAATgtgaatattattgtaaatattataaaaatgagatttttagacgttgtaaaaaaatataaataaagttatttgttATGAAGATTGAAGTATTTAATCTTataaagtatagatataattatttattctttaatatGGCCATACaacttaaaagttattttatcgTTTTATTTTTGGGAATCGATTCCTAGATTTCTTTTTTCAGTATCAGTTGCTACTAACtggattttttatataattatgttttgattATCTTATCCTATGTTCTTATTCTTATATTGATTAAAGATATTATAtgcaaaatgaataaatacttATCGACGTAGAATTACAGATATACCTTTTTTTTAGTGACAAATTTTTTAACGTCTAATCTTTACCTGTCTTTACCTTTCCTTaattcatttcttttgttttttacagGTTTGGACATAACTTCATATACCCTGTACTGGATTGGTCCAACCCGGGCCCTGCGGTGATTATGTTGATCATTTCACTCGCCATGGTGACTGTGATCCACTTCATCACAGTATTACTGAGTCTAGCCAGGGATGCCATCGGTCGTTGTTCTCGAAACGAGAATACATTTGACCTCGCCTATTAATACTCTCAAAAACAATACttatgtgtttatgtttatgtatttttactcAAATAACCAATTTTGTTATTTGCAGcaagtagtatataaatgttgATTAGCTTTAGGAATAACGTAAATAACGTAAAATCTCACTGTTACTATcgtgttaacgtaaacgcgaatttctaagaaattgaaacagcgccatctagtggcactactggacaactgtttcaattccatatgaattcgcgtttacgtcaacgcgatagtaacagtatgcaaatattgaaaactcccactaggcacactgaccTGCCTTCCGATCCGGTGGgggtctttacaaataatcaaattgGACGTTTCAAAaggcctacttgaaataaaaaaattgacacTATTAGCCTATCGCAGATACGCAAGATAGGTTTCTCATATGCATTGTGCATGTGCTTGCTATACGAGTATAGGTACACAGCAAATCTAATTAAGTAACCGCTCCAGAAGCTCTCTATTCAGAGCTCTGTCTGAACAAGGACTTTTCCATTAGCGTTCATTCACAcaagcagcaactgctaccgacgacagCAGTCGGCAATGTCTCAgcggcagtcgacggcagtcaACTTCAGTCGACTGCAATCGGCGACGTCTCAACGACAgtcgacggcggtcgccgactgcagtcgactgccgttgattGCCGTCaatgtaaatgaacccttatgTACAGACTACAGTTTGTGTCTACTTCTTGGTGCCTAGCCGTGCACTGTGCTATCTGTGTTTATCTagtaacaaagaaaatataattttatagaatCTACAATGATTACTTTAGATATAGTATACGTGAATTATTATgtcatcattataatatttttattaattcataacTTGAGATATGAGtctagataaaaatatttatagagaATGGCTTccttatgattttatttattatctactataACGGTCTTAtacgatattatatttttaagttaagtaTAAATTGTGAGcgaaatacatatatttaacttaatttagTTTTGGAACTTCGTATTTCACGATGactacaaaaatttatttatatgtagtacatACAGTATTTCAGGTAAatccgtaaaattaaaatttaaagttaactATTTTTGAACGGTTTAAGTTGTCTAATACGATTCTTTCAGGGAATTTCCCGAAATAGTTtgacaaaattttcaaaaaattgagtttttcaTATTAGCTCTTAAAGGCCAATGATTGGAATAACTGACTTAATGTTCTCGAGAAAGCACCTTGTCTGATATCAGACAGAAGAAGGCTTAGAACTGCCCTATCTATGACCACAAAACTGATGTTTGCTAC
This DNA window, taken from Bicyclus anynana chromosome 1, ilBicAnyn1.1, whole genome shotgun sequence, encodes the following:
- the LOC112044250 gene encoding protein rolling stone-like, with the protein product MGAIRSYFKQQFQYRMWTLQYETSSDFYLSCFQRNFSALPLLLIRGILFIGCLAIVLASIILTSQLGAGPYWPIYLTHWGLLFITFASGFGFAVSYVAHFQGSIDDTYGLPWYVKVYWVMYNIAISLAFFITIFYWIFLANADEDFAVDPTLDYFIHLVNSILMLVLLLTARQPCNVLHFYFLIILAAVYVIFTAIYYAAGGTDPFGHNFIYPVLDWSNPGPAVIMLIISLAMVTVIHFITVLLSLARDAIGRCSRNENTFDLAY